Proteins encoded in a region of the Geobacillus genomosp. 3 genome:
- a CDS encoding transglutaminase TgpA family protein: MKQLASTVISVALPNMVAAWLLMEWLWPLGTLTDTEHIETFALFVAVCFLFYALRLPVWLSAFGKTAFIWWALDGWFDGRSIWGIPHRLWRDSLVWLEADASSMPSDLVRTVAFFALLWAASFAWHWFVMRRKWWFVPYAATVCYVTVLDTFSPHSGNAAIVRLVGIGFLAFAWLHGERLRTGGMVFAAGKWRAVALFLPAIAVAFGYAGPKLPPQWPDPVAFIRSYAANPGEDPDVPAAVGVKKIGYGQNDSRLGGPFIADDTVVFMAEDARRHYWRVETKDIYTGKGWEASGSEQVRSFENGAPVGYEWWSDNVKTVEQMAEITRHDQAFHLIYPLGLQRVQTANAIVYRMHLATEKIYTTDANANALPIRRYTLTYMEPDFPIEVLRAAPPVQDPLLLKRYTQLPDTLPQRVRDLAKQIADGNETAYDQVKAIEQYFHMNGYTYETTDVAVPGAHQDYVDQFLFETKQGYCDNFSTSMVVLVRSLGIPARWVKGYTSGRLIGERDGQNVYEIRNNDAHSWVEVYFEGVGWVPFEPTQGFVNPYSFSLTSPNPEEPAPALQPEEQETPRVPLDQLLEQPSTTGERWWKKMADAWSWQTGLAALAAAAALGGVGYATRRRWWPRWTLFRFRRRQSSGPEWLVPAYSALLRHLHDYGVKRKPHETLRQYAAQVDRLFETDEMVRLTKWYEQVVYGVGYGADDSLEVRQLWENLIKKTIS, encoded by the coding sequence ATGAAACAGTTGGCGTCTACGGTCATATCCGTCGCGCTGCCCAACATGGTTGCCGCCTGGCTGCTTATGGAATGGCTTTGGCCGCTTGGCACGTTGACAGACACAGAACATATCGAAACGTTCGCTTTGTTTGTCGCCGTTTGTTTCCTGTTTTACGCCCTTCGCCTTCCTGTCTGGCTGTCGGCTTTCGGAAAAACCGCCTTTATATGGTGGGCGCTTGACGGTTGGTTTGATGGACGGTCAATCTGGGGGATCCCGCATCGCCTTTGGCGGGATAGTCTTGTTTGGCTGGAGGCGGACGCTTCATCCATGCCGAGCGATTTAGTGCGCACAGTCGCGTTTTTTGCGCTTTTATGGGCGGCGTCGTTTGCCTGGCATTGGTTCGTTATGCGGAGAAAATGGTGGTTTGTCCCGTACGCGGCGACAGTCTGCTATGTCACTGTGCTTGATACGTTTTCGCCGCATAGCGGCAACGCGGCGATCGTCCGTCTTGTCGGGATTGGGTTTTTGGCGTTTGCTTGGCTGCATGGCGAGCGGCTGCGGACTGGGGGAATGGTGTTTGCGGCCGGAAAGTGGCGGGCAGTGGCGTTGTTCCTTCCTGCCATTGCGGTTGCTTTTGGATATGCGGGGCCTAAGCTGCCGCCCCAATGGCCGGATCCGGTGGCGTTCATCCGCAGCTATGCCGCCAATCCGGGAGAAGATCCCGATGTCCCGGCGGCCGTTGGGGTCAAGAAAATCGGCTATGGGCAAAATGATTCGCGGCTCGGCGGCCCGTTTATCGCTGATGATACAGTTGTTTTCATGGCGGAAGATGCGCGCCGCCATTATTGGCGAGTGGAAACGAAAGACATTTATACTGGAAAGGGATGGGAGGCATCCGGAAGCGAGCAAGTCCGTTCATTTGAAAACGGGGCGCCAGTCGGGTATGAATGGTGGAGCGACAACGTCAAGACAGTCGAGCAGATGGCGGAAATCACCCGACATGATCAAGCGTTTCATCTTATCTATCCGCTCGGCTTGCAGCGAGTGCAAACGGCCAATGCCATTGTCTACCGGATGCATCTGGCGACAGAAAAAATTTATACGACCGACGCCAATGCGAATGCCCTTCCGATCCGCCGGTATACGCTCACGTATATGGAACCGGATTTTCCGATCGAGGTGTTGCGGGCAGCGCCTCCTGTCCAAGATCCACTCCTTTTGAAACGTTATACACAACTGCCGGATACGCTTCCGCAGCGGGTGCGCGATCTCGCGAAACAAATTGCTGATGGAAACGAGACGGCGTACGATCAAGTGAAAGCCATTGAACAATATTTCCATATGAACGGGTATACGTACGAAACGACGGACGTTGCCGTTCCAGGAGCCCATCAAGATTACGTCGACCAGTTTTTGTTTGAGACAAAGCAAGGGTATTGCGACAACTTCTCGACTTCTATGGTCGTGCTCGTGCGCTCGCTTGGCATCCCAGCGCGCTGGGTGAAAGGCTATACGTCGGGACGGCTTATTGGGGAACGGGACGGGCAAAACGTTTACGAAATCCGCAACAATGACGCACATTCGTGGGTGGAGGTGTATTTTGAAGGCGTCGGCTGGGTGCCGTTCGAGCCGACGCAAGGGTTTGTCAACCCGTATTCGTTCTCGCTTACCTCGCCAAATCCGGAAGAGCCGGCGCCGGCTTTGCAACCGGAAGAACAGGAAACGCCGCGGGTGCCGCTTGATCAATTGCTTGAGCAGCCTTCGACAACGGGGGAACGTTGGTGGAAGAAGATGGCAGACGCTTGGTCATGGCAAACAGGGTTGGCTGCGCTGGCGGCGGCGGCCGCGCTTGGAGGGGTTGGCTATGCGACAAGGAGAAGATGGTGGCCGCGCTGGACGCTCTTTCGGTTTCGCCGCCGGCAAAGCAGCGGACCGGAATGGCTCGTCCCTGCGTATTCTGCGTTGCTGCGCCATTTGCACGATTACGGGGTGAAGCGGAAACCGCACGAAACGTTACGTCAATACGCCGCCCAAGTGGACCGGTTATTCGAGACCGATGAAATGGTGCGGCTGACGAAATGGTATGAACAGGTTGTTTACGGTGTGGGCTATGGTGCGGACGATAGTCTTGAGGTGCGCCAATTGTGGGAAAATTTAATAAAAAAGACGATCTCTTGA
- the guaA gene encoding glutamine-hydrolyzing GMP synthase, translating into MNQEMIVVLDFGSQYNQLITRRIREFGVYSELHPHTIRADDIRALNAKGIIFSGGPNSVYDEQAFSCDPAIFDLGLPILGICYGMQLMAHHLEGKVEKAAHREYGKALIQVKNNSLLFHGLPDEQVVWMSHGDLVTAPPPGFTVDATSASCPIAAMSDEQRKWYGVQFHPEVRHSVYGNDVLKRFVFDVCGCRGDWTMENFIDEQVHRIREQVGGKKVLCALSGGVDSSVAAVLVHRAIGDQLTCIFVDHGLLRKGEAESVMKTFREQFQMNVIKVDAKERFLAKLKGVADPEQKRKIIGNEFIYVFDDEAAKLEGIEFLVQGTLYTDIIESGTATAQTIKSHHNVGGLPEDMKFELIEPLNTLFKDEVRALGTQLGIPDEIVWRQPFPGPGLGIRVLGEVTEEKLEIVRESDAILREEIQKAGLDRDIWQYFTVLPDIRSVGVMGDARTYDYTVAIRAVTSIDGMTADWARIPWDVLERISTRIVNEVPHVNRVVYDITSKPPATIEWE; encoded by the coding sequence ATGAACCAGGAAATGATCGTCGTGTTGGACTTCGGAAGCCAATATAACCAACTGATTACCCGCCGCATTCGCGAATTTGGCGTTTACAGCGAACTGCACCCGCATACGATTCGCGCCGACGACATTCGCGCGTTGAACGCGAAAGGGATCATTTTTTCCGGCGGGCCGAACAGCGTGTATGATGAGCAGGCATTTTCATGTGATCCGGCGATTTTTGATCTCGGGCTGCCGATTCTTGGGATTTGCTACGGTATGCAGCTCATGGCGCACCATTTAGAGGGCAAGGTGGAAAAAGCGGCGCACCGTGAGTACGGGAAGGCGCTCATTCAAGTAAAAAACAACTCGCTGCTTTTCCACGGCCTGCCGGATGAGCAAGTCGTCTGGATGAGCCACGGCGATTTAGTGACTGCGCCGCCGCCTGGTTTTACTGTTGATGCGACAAGCGCTTCGTGTCCGATCGCCGCGATGAGCGATGAACAGCGAAAATGGTATGGGGTGCAATTCCATCCGGAAGTGCGCCATTCTGTTTATGGAAACGATGTGTTGAAGCGGTTTGTTTTTGACGTATGCGGATGCCGTGGCGACTGGACGATGGAAAACTTCATTGACGAACAAGTGCACCGCATTCGTGAGCAAGTCGGCGGGAAAAAAGTGTTGTGCGCCTTAAGCGGCGGGGTTGACTCGTCGGTTGCAGCCGTGTTGGTGCACCGTGCCATCGGCGATCAGCTCACCTGCATTTTTGTCGATCACGGCCTTCTTCGCAAAGGCGAAGCGGAAAGCGTCATGAAAACATTCCGTGAGCAGTTCCAGATGAACGTCATTAAAGTTGATGCGAAAGAACGCTTTTTGGCGAAACTAAAAGGGGTCGCTGATCCAGAACAAAAACGGAAAATCATCGGCAACGAGTTCATTTATGTATTTGATGACGAAGCGGCCAAGCTCGAAGGCATCGAATTTTTAGTGCAAGGCACGCTTTATACCGATATTATCGAAAGCGGCACGGCGACGGCGCAAACGATCAAATCGCATCATAACGTCGGCGGTTTGCCGGAAGATATGAAATTCGAACTGATCGAACCGCTCAATACGTTGTTTAAAGACGAAGTGCGCGCCCTCGGCACGCAATTGGGGATTCCGGACGAAATCGTTTGGCGCCAGCCGTTCCCGGGACCGGGGCTTGGCATTCGCGTCCTTGGTGAAGTGACGGAAGAAAAGCTCGAAATCGTCCGCGAATCGGATGCGATTTTGCGCGAAGAAATTCAAAAAGCGGGGTTGGACCGTGACATTTGGCAATATTTCACCGTTCTCCCCGATATTCGCAGCGTCGGAGTGATGGGGGACGCCCGCACGTATGATTATACGGTCGCCATTCGTGCGGTGACATCGATCGACGGGATGACCGCCGATTGGGCTCGTATTCCATGGGATGTGCTCGAGCGGATTTCAACGCGCATCGTCAATGAAGTGCCGCATGTCAACCGCGTCGTCTATGATATTACAAGCAAACCGCCAGCGACAATTGAGTGGGAATAA